One window of the Procambarus clarkii isolate CNS0578487 chromosome 27, FALCON_Pclarkii_2.0, whole genome shotgun sequence genome contains the following:
- the LOC123762778 gene encoding uncharacterized protein produces MTVFSPLENTIFVLDKQKRRATPTQTFPGTPAHFPLTPAHFPPTSRSPPPTSRSPPPHFPLTPAPLPAHPRPTSRSPPPHFPLTPAPLPAHPRPTSRSPPPTSRSPPPTSHSPPPTSHSTPPHFPLNPAPLPTQPRPTSHSTPPHFPLNPAPLPTQPRPTSHSTPPHFPLNPAPLPTHPRPLPTQPRPTSHSPPPTSHSTPPHFPLNPAPLPTHPRPTSRSPPPHFPLTPAHFPLNSAPLPTQLRPTSHSTPPHFPLNPAPLPTQPRPTSHSTPPHFPLTPAHFPLTPAHFPLTPAHFPLTPAHSLD; encoded by the coding sequence ATGACTGTTTTCTCGCCTCTGGAAAACACTATATTTGTCTTAGACAAACAAAAACGACGCGCGACTCCAACACAAACATTCCCGGGAACTCCCGCCCACTTCCCGCTCACCCCCGCCCACTTCCCGCCCACTTCCCGCTCACCCCCGCCCACTTCCCGCTCACCCCCGCCCCACTTCCCGCTCACCCCCGCCCCACTTCCCGCTCACCCCCGCCCCACTTCCCGCTCACCCCCGCCCCACTTCCCGCTCACCCCCGCCCCACTTCCCGCTCACCCCCGCCCCACTTCCCGCTCACCCCCGCCCACTTCCCGCTCACCCCCGCCCACTTCCCACTCACCCCCGCCCACTTCCCACTCAACCCCGCCCCACTTCCCACTCAACCCCGCCCCACTTCCCACTCAACCCCGCCCCACTTCCCACTCAACCCCGCCCCACTTCCCACTCAACCCCGCCCCACTTCCCACTCAACCCCGCCCCACTTCCCACTCAACCCCGCCCCACTTCCCACTCAACCCCGCCCCACTTCCCACTCACCCCCGCCCACTTCCCACTCAACCCCGCCCCACTTCCCACTCACCCCCGCCCACTTCCCACTCAACCCCGCCCCACTTCCCACTCAACCCCGCCCCACTTCCCACTCACCCCCGCCCCACTTCCCGCTCACCCCCGCCCCACTTCCCGCTCACCCCCGCCCACTTCCCACTCAACTCCGCCCCACTTCCCACTCAACTCCGCCCCACTTCCCACTCAACCCCGCCCCACTTCCCACTCAACCCCGCCCCACTTCCCACTCAACCCCGCCCCACTTCCCACTCAACCCCGCCCCACTTCCCACTCACCCCCGCCCACTTCCCACTCACCCCCGCCCACTTCCCACTCACCCCCGCCCACTTCCCACTCACCCCCGCCCACTCACTCGACTAG